A window from Strix uralensis isolate ZFMK-TIS-50842 chromosome 15, bStrUra1, whole genome shotgun sequence encodes these proteins:
- the SCGB1C1 gene encoding secretoglobin family 1C member 1 isoform X1 codes for MKLTAALLITMVLCSSLGAGSAHDVVPSFLLTLLEGSAEQVYAGLISQYNVDDVTGAALGALKECIDELSPAHVKALVDLLVTHSFYYDRNCLEPCSLVPASGPRAPKYFNLSTPWPQLWLHTSTKLLNALRDGYTIAGLYNRFLAG; via the exons ATGAAGCTGACTGCTGCTCTGCTCATCACCAtggtgctctgcagctcccttG GAGCTGGCTCTGCCCATGACGTTGTCCCCAGTTTTCTTCTGACACTGCTTGAAGGCTCCGCGGAACAGGTCTACGCTGGGCTGATCTCTCAGTACAACGTCGACGATGTGACCGGAGCCGCTTTGGGAGCGTTAAAGGAATGTATTGATGAGCTTTCTCCTGCGCACGTAAAGGCCCTCGTCGATCTGCTGGTAACTCACTCGTTTTATTATGATCGTAACTGTCTAGAACCGTGCAGCCTTGTACCAGCTTCTGGACCAAGAGCACCCAAATACTTTAACTTAAGCACCCCTTGGCCTCAGCTTTGGTTGCACACCAGCACAAAGCTCCTAAATGCTTTGAGAGATGGTTACACAATAGCTGGTCTCTACAACCGGTTTCTTGCTGGCTAG
- the SCGB1C1 gene encoding secretoglobin family 1C member 1 isoform X2: protein MKLTAALLITMVLCSSLGAGSAHDVVPSFLLTLLEGSAEQVYAGLISQYNVDDVTGAALGALKECIDELSPAHVKALVDLLKVVRTEA from the exons ATGAAGCTGACTGCTGCTCTGCTCATCACCAtggtgctctgcagctcccttG GAGCTGGCTCTGCCCATGACGTTGTCCCCAGTTTTCTTCTGACACTGCTTGAAGGCTCCGCGGAACAGGTCTACGCTGGGCTGATCTCTCAGTACAACGTCGACGATGTGACCGGAGCCGCTTTGGGAGCGTTAAAGGAATGTATTGATGAGCTTTCTCCTGCGCACGTAAAGGCCCTCGTCGATCTGCTG aaagttGTTCGGACAGAGGCTTAA
- the VPS51 gene encoding vacuolar protein sorting-associated protein 51 homolog yields MAEVVAAGSGAGGSPEAGGGGGGGWRRPHGPLQRYYGPPAAEATEAAPDPADINGPHFDPEVFLTKVRSECPLGQLLAREAALGREIRALDSDMQTLLYENYNKFISATDTIRKMKVDFRRMEAEMDDLAANMAAISTSSARVSAALQDRHRRGAQLAGVQALLRKLQSLVEVPGRLRRWAAPGAEPARALRCHARARAVLRHYRHLPSFRAIEDESHAIMADLAQRLRARLRDDALDPKELTECVEMLLQLEEPPEELCEEFLSHAGARLEAELATLEAELPPADASGPAATPPPASDILDFVDRGSSAFVGNLCLLAASYRSLFEGRPGAGGGRLEAFAATLTTRYFELLERRLALERGLGDTSLLVRALDRFHRRLRALLELLPAAGAQAGAALVARAARERVDRYLRALQTFFLGCLGDVRQALAAPRPPGKEGPGLPDLLATLAASVLGQLKAVLAYVQLFTAKDVAFASLPYFKGEFCVEAVREGLVVAFVRWLCRTARGFADGPAERGAPAAPPALLLLLARLCLDYEATTVSYILTLTDEQFPPQDTGPAVTPGPALCAEARAAAQRLLDHYVQVQGAAVAQMLRKSVETRDWLGTVEPRNVRAVMKRVVEDITAIDVQVGQLFEEGVRRAQSSDSSRRAFSVYSSSRAPGRYAPSYTPSAPMDTHLLSNIQKLFSERIDIFSPVEFNKVSVLTGIIKISLKTLLECVRLRTLGRFGLQQVQVDGHYLQLYLWRFAADERVVQGLLDEVAASAAHRCLDPVPMEHSVVELICERG; encoded by the exons ATGGCGGAGGTGgtggcggcggggagcggggctgggggcagccctgaggctggcggcggcggcggcggcgggtggcggcGTCCCCACGGGCCGCTCCAGCGGTACTACGGGCCGCCCGCGGCGGAGGCGACGGAGGCGGCCCCGGACCCCGCCGACATCAACGGGCCCCACTTCGACCCGGAAGTTTTCCTTACTAAG GTGCGCAGCGAGTGCCCCCTGGGGCAGTTGTTGGCCCGTGAGGCCGCGCTGGGGCGGGAGATCCGCGCCCTCGACAGCGACATGCAGACGCTGCTCTATGAGAACTACAACAAGTTCATCTCCGCCACTG ACACCATCCGAAAGATGAAGGTCGATTTCCGGCGCATGGAGGCAGAGATGGACGATTTGGCTGCCAACATGGCTGCCATCAGCACCTCCAGCGCCCGCGTCAGCGCCGCGCTGCAGGACCGGCACCGCCGTGGCGCCCAGCTGGCTg ggGTGCAGGCGCTGCTGCGGAAGCTGCAGTCCCTGGTGGAGGTGCCGGGGCGGCTGCGGCGCTGGGCGGCGCCGGGGGCGGAGCCTGCGCGGGCCCTGCGCTGCCATGCCCGCGCCCGCGCCGTGCTCCGCCACTACCGCCACCTCCCCTCCTTCCGTGCCATCGAGGACGAGAGCCACGCCATCATGGCCGACCTGGCCCAGCGCCTCCGCGCGCGCCTCCG GGATGACGCCTTGGACCCCAAGGAGCTCACTGAGTGTGTGGAGATGCTGTTGCAGCTGGAAGAGCCACCCGAGGAGCTGTGCGAGGAGTTCCTGAGCCACGCCGGTGCCCGCCTCGAGGCCGAGCTGGCCACACTGGAGGCCGAGCTTCCCCCGGCCGACGCCTCGGGCCCTGCCgccacaccaccccccgcctccgACATCCTCGACTTCGTGGACCGCGGCAGCTCGGCCTTCGTGGGCAACCTGTGTCTGCTGGCGGCCTCGTACCGCAGCCTCTTCGAGGGgcgtcccggggcggggggcggccgcctgGAAGCCTTCGCCGCCACCCTCACCACCCGCTACTTCGAGCTGCTGGAGCGGCGCCTGGCGCTGGAGCGGGGCCTGGGCGACACGTCGCTGCTGGTGCGGGCGCTCGACCGCTTCCACCGCCGCCTGCGCGCGCTGCTCGAGCTGCTGCCTGCGGCCGGCGCCCAGGCAGGAGCCGCGCTGGTGGCGCGGGCGGCGCGCGAGCGGGTGGATCGCTACCTGCGGGCGCTCCAGACCTTCTTCCTGGGCTGTCTGGGCGATGTGCGCCAGGCGCTGGCCGCCCCCCGACCCCCTGGTAAGGAGGGGCCTGGCCTGcccgacctgctggccacgctggccGCCTCCGTGCTCGGCCAGCTCAAGGCTGTCCTGGCCTACGTGCAGCTCTTCACCGCCAAGGACGTTGCCTTCGCCAGCCTGCCCTACTTCAAG GGGGAGTTCTGCGTGGAGGCGGTGCGCGAAGGGCTGGTGGTGGCCTTCGTGCGCTGGCTGTGCCGCACCGCCCGGGGCTTCGCTGACGGCCCGGCAGAGCGGGGAGCCCCCgccgcacccccagccctgctgctgctccttgcccGCCTCTGCCTTGACTACGAGGCCACCACTGTCAGCTACATCCTCACTCTCACTGACGAGCAGTTTCCCCCCCAG gACACGGGCCCGGCGGTGACACCGGGCCCAGCGCTGTGCGCtgaggcgcgggcggcggcgcagCGGCTGCTCGACCACTACGTGCAGGTCCAGGGCGCCGCGGTGGCGCAGATGCTGCGGAAGAGCGTGGAGACGCGCGACTGGCTGGGCACCGTCGAGCCCCGCAACGTCCGCGCTGTCATGAAGCGCGTGGTCGAGGACATCACTGCCATCGACGTCCAG GTGGGGCAGCTCTTCGAGGAGGGGGTGCGGCGGGCGCAGAGCAGCGACTCGAGCCGGCGCGCCTTCTCCGTCTACAGCAGCTCACGGGCACCCGGGCGCTACGCCCCCAGCTACACCCCCAG TGCCCCCATGGACACCCACCTGCTCAGCAACATCCAGAAGCTCTTCTCCGAGCGCATTGACATCTTCAGCCCTGTTGAGTTCAACAAG GTGTCGGTGCTGACGGGGATCATCAAGATCAGCCTGAAGACGCTGCTGGAGTGCGTGCGGCTGCGGACGCTGGGGCGCTTCGGGCTGCAGCAGGTGCAGGTGGACGGGCACTACCTGCAGCTCTACCTGTGGCGCTTCGCTGCCGACGAGCGGGTGGTGCAGGGGCTGCTGGACGAGGTGGCCGCCAGCGCCGCCCACCGCTGCCTCGACCCCGTCCCCATGGAGCACAGTGTCGTCGAGCTCATCTGCGAGCGCGGGTAG